GGATGGCCATCGTCCAGTGCGCCACCGAGATCTTCTCGCAGCGCGAGTTCCACGAGGTGCTGACGGATGATATCGCGCAGCGTCTCGGGATCGGCAAGGGCACCATCTACCGCTACTTCGATTCGAAGGAAGCGCTCTACCTCGCTGCCATCGGCGAGGGCCTGAACGGGCTCCACGCTGCCGTCACGGCGGTGCTGCAGCAGGACGCGCCGCTCGGGACGACAATCGAAGCCGTGGCGCGGACAATGATCAATTACTTCTGGCGCCAGCGCGACTTCTTCGTGTTGATGCACCGTCTGGAATCGAAGCTCAAGGCGCAAGAACGCACCGATTGGAAAAACCGCCGTAACGAAGTGGTCAGCATGGTCAGCCGCGTGCTTGAGCGCGCCATCGCGCGGGGCGAGATCGCGGCCGTGAATACGCGGCTGGCGGTGGAGGTGCTGTTCGGCATGATCCGGGCCGCGTGTTTGTACCGTGCCG
The Candidatus Binatia bacterium genome window above contains:
- a CDS encoding TetR/AcrR family transcriptional regulator, which codes for MAIVQCATEIFSQREFHEVLTDDIAQRLGIGKGTIYRYFDSKEALYLAAIGEGLNGLHAAVTAVLQQDAPLGTTIEAVARTMINYFWRQRDFFVLMHRLESKLKAQERTDWKNRRNEVVSMVSRVLERAIARGEIAAVNTRLAVEVLFGMIRAACLYRADSDRPDDLTGLVATIFLQGLVGDAGVPAGRTRALKIVKGGTQRS